From Agromyces sp. SYSU T00194, a single genomic window includes:
- the serS gene encoding serine--tRNA ligase, with the protein MIDPVLLRESPDVVKRSQEARGESGDLVDAALEADAARRAAISAFESLRAEQNAFGKTVAKAPKEDKPALVAQAQELAARVKAANAESGAAEERFAAAIGAIGNVVIDGVPAGGEDDFVLLREVGERPTFDFEPRDHLELGELLDAIDMARGAKVSGARFHFLKGVGARLELGIMNMGLARAIDAGFTPLITPTLVRPEIMQGTGFLGAHAEEVYHLPADDLYLTGTSEVALAGYHSDEIIDLAGGPLRYAGWSTCYRREAGSHGKDTRGIIRVHQFDKLEMFSYVDPADAEAEHERLLAWQEGMLQDLGLSYRVIDVAAGDLGSSAARKFDVEAWVPTQGAYRELTSTSNCTTYQARRLDIRHRTESGKTAPVATLNGTLATTRWIVAILETHQQADGSVVVPEALRPYVGGLEVLTPVGR; encoded by the coding sequence GTGATCGACCCCGTGCTGCTCCGCGAGAGTCCCGACGTCGTCAAGCGCTCGCAGGAGGCGCGCGGCGAGTCCGGCGACCTCGTCGACGCCGCCCTCGAGGCGGATGCGGCTCGCCGTGCCGCGATCAGCGCGTTCGAGTCGCTCCGCGCCGAGCAGAACGCGTTCGGCAAGACGGTGGCGAAGGCGCCCAAGGAGGACAAGCCCGCCCTGGTCGCCCAGGCGCAGGAGCTGGCGGCCCGCGTGAAGGCCGCGAACGCCGAGTCCGGCGCCGCCGAGGAGCGGTTCGCCGCCGCGATCGGCGCGATCGGCAACGTCGTGATCGACGGCGTGCCCGCCGGCGGCGAGGACGACTTCGTGCTGCTGCGCGAGGTGGGGGAGCGCCCCACCTTCGACTTCGAGCCGCGCGACCACCTCGAGCTCGGTGAGCTGCTCGACGCGATCGACATGGCCCGCGGCGCGAAGGTCTCGGGCGCGCGCTTCCACTTCCTCAAGGGCGTCGGCGCCCGCCTCGAGCTCGGCATCATGAACATGGGCCTCGCCCGCGCGATCGACGCGGGCTTCACGCCGCTGATCACCCCCACGCTCGTGCGCCCCGAGATCATGCAGGGCACCGGGTTCCTCGGCGCCCACGCCGAGGAGGTCTACCACCTCCCCGCCGACGACCTCTACCTCACGGGCACGAGCGAGGTCGCGCTCGCCGGGTACCACTCCGACGAGATCATCGACCTCGCAGGCGGCCCGCTCCGCTACGCGGGCTGGTCGACCTGCTACCGCCGCGAGGCGGGCTCGCACGGCAAGGACACCCGGGGCATCATCCGCGTGCACCAGTTCGACAAGCTCGAGATGTTCTCCTACGTCGACCCGGCCGACGCCGAGGCCGAACACGAGCGCCTGCTCGCCTGGCAGGAGGGCATGCTGCAGGACCTCGGCCTCAGCTACCGCGTCATCGACGTCGCCGCGGGCGACCTCGGCTCGAGCGCCGCGCGCAAGTTCGACGTCGAGGCGTGGGTGCCCACGCAGGGCGCCTACCGCGAGCTCACGTCGACCTCGAACTGCACCACGTACCAGGCCCGGCGGCTCGACATCCGCCACCGCACGGAGAGCGGGAAGACGGCGCCGGTCGCCACGCTGAACGGCACGCTTGCGACCACCCGCTGGATCGTCGCCATCCTCGAGACCCACCAGCAGGCCGACGGCTCCGTCGTCGTGCCCGAGGCGCTCCGGCCGTACGTCGGCGGCCTCGAGGTGCTGACCCCGGTGGGGCGGTAG
- a CDS encoding HAD hydrolase family protein, whose translation MQQDDHVQHADATAGAPVAGVVAPAHPSPWFVALDVDGTILHEDETLDLKVTEAVLRARDDGHVVTLATGRSWETTRPILERLGIAPEYVVCANGALIMRRDDGPEGERDGGWRREHIETFDPADVLRRIREYLPQGSFMVEDPTGFRLYTAGMDDWNLDNAREVDFDDLLHTPATRVVVISPGHDLDEFLAIVEQMGLHQVSYAIGWTAWLDIAPEGVNKATALERVRQWIGVPSDRLLAVGDGRNDIEMFEWAGAAGRAVAMGQAPDEVKAAATEVTDDIDHDGVVAALDALP comes from the coding sequence ATGCAGCAGGACGACCACGTGCAGCACGCCGACGCGACCGCCGGCGCCCCGGTGGCGGGTGTCGTCGCCCCGGCGCATCCGTCGCCCTGGTTCGTCGCGCTCGACGTCGACGGCACGATCCTGCACGAGGACGAGACGCTCGACCTGAAGGTGACCGAGGCCGTGCTGCGGGCCCGCGACGACGGCCACGTCGTCACCCTCGCGACCGGGCGCTCGTGGGAGACCACGCGACCCATCCTCGAGCGCCTCGGCATCGCGCCCGAGTACGTGGTCTGCGCGAACGGCGCGCTCATCATGCGCCGTGACGATGGCCCCGAGGGGGAGCGCGACGGCGGCTGGCGACGCGAGCACATCGAGACGTTCGACCCGGCCGACGTGCTGCGGCGCATCCGCGAGTACCTCCCGCAGGGCAGCTTCATGGTCGAGGACCCGACCGGCTTCCGCCTCTACACCGCGGGCATGGACGACTGGAACCTCGACAACGCACGCGAGGTCGACTTCGACGACCTGCTGCACACGCCCGCGACGCGCGTCGTCGTGATCTCACCGGGGCACGACCTCGACGAGTTCCTCGCGATCGTCGAGCAGATGGGACTGCACCAGGTGAGCTACGCCATCGGCTGGACGGCCTGGCTCGACATCGCGCCCGAGGGCGTGAACAAGGCGACCGCCCTCGAGCGCGTGCGGCAGTGGATCGGCGTGCCGAGCGACCGGTTGCTCGCCGTGGGCGACGGGCGCAACGACATCGAGATGTTCGAGTGGGCGGGCGCCGCGGGCCGTGCCGTGGCCATGGGCCAGGCCCCCGACGAGGTCAAGGCGGCGGCCACCGAGGTCACCGACGACATCGACCACGACGGGGTCGTCGCCGCGCTCGACGCGCTGCCCTGA
- a CDS encoding LCP family glycopolymer transferase, whose translation MNEETHPSSRRAAKHPTVARHGRLKKSTAWRTVLKFTASAAAVLMVSGVSVAAYAAWDLADTVQPSVTLGNEEVLEGVPDVGAIDGGVNFLLVGSDSRQGQGNGFGDPTLETAVLNDVTMLLHIAEDHTHASVISFPRDMLVDLVGCTNPETGEDLWDQYNVKINTALAYGGMACVVSTVENLTGVTIPFAGVVQFLGVAGLSEAVGGVEVCVAEAIEDNYTGIFLEPGLHTLEGIEALQFLRTRHGVGDGSDLGRISNQQVFLSALARTLQSDGTFNDPVKLFKIAKAALANMQLSDSLTDPVRMVSIAKAMKDIDLAQLAFIQYPTGYTADGGAVVPTSSADIVNLALQEDRPVSFDENQNEASFASAKDDAEETASPSPSAEATEEPAETSAPEETADAGGDTATASPEPTAEALPSDVYGQTAADTRCSAGRTLADQ comes from the coding sequence GTGAACGAGGAGACCCACCCCAGCTCGCGCCGAGCTGCGAAGCACCCCACCGTCGCCCGCCACGGCCGCCTGAAGAAGTCGACCGCGTGGCGCACGGTGCTGAAGTTCACCGCGTCCGCGGCCGCCGTGCTCATGGTCTCGGGCGTCTCCGTCGCGGCCTACGCCGCCTGGGACCTCGCCGACACCGTGCAGCCGTCGGTGACCCTCGGCAACGAGGAGGTGCTCGAGGGCGTGCCCGACGTGGGCGCGATCGACGGCGGCGTGAACTTCCTGCTCGTCGGCAGCGACAGTCGCCAGGGCCAGGGCAACGGGTTCGGCGACCCGACCCTCGAGACCGCCGTGCTGAACGACGTCACGATGCTTCTCCACATCGCCGAGGACCACACGCACGCCTCGGTCATCAGCTTCCCCCGCGACATGCTCGTCGACCTCGTCGGGTGCACGAACCCCGAGACCGGTGAGGACCTCTGGGACCAGTACAACGTCAAGATCAACACCGCGCTCGCCTACGGCGGCATGGCCTGCGTCGTGAGCACGGTCGAGAACCTCACCGGCGTGACCATCCCGTTCGCGGGCGTCGTGCAGTTCCTCGGCGTCGCCGGGCTCTCCGAGGCCGTCGGCGGCGTGGAGGTCTGCGTCGCCGAGGCGATCGAGGACAACTACACGGGCATCTTCCTCGAGCCCGGCCTGCACACGCTGGAGGGCATCGAGGCGCTCCAGTTCCTCCGCACCCGTCACGGCGTCGGCGACGGCAGCGACCTCGGCCGCATCTCGAACCAGCAGGTCTTCCTCTCCGCGCTCGCGCGCACCCTCCAGAGCGACGGCACCTTCAACGACCCGGTCAAGCTGTTCAAGATCGCCAAGGCGGCGCTCGCCAACATGCAGCTCTCCGACAGCCTCACCGACCCCGTGCGCATGGTCTCCATCGCGAAGGCGATGAAGGACATCGACTTGGCGCAGCTCGCGTTCATCCAGTACCCGACGGGCTACACGGCCGACGGCGGTGCAGTCGTGCCGACCTCGTCGGCCGACATCGTGAACCTCGCGCTGCAGGAGGACCGGCCGGTCTCGTTCGACGAGAACCAGAACGAGGCGAGCTTCGCGTCGGCGAAGGACGACGCCGAGGAGACCGCGTCGCCTTCGCCGAGCGCCGAGGCCACCGAGGAGCCGGCCGAGACGTCGGCGCCCGAGGAGACGGCGGATGCCGGTGGCGACACCGCGACCGCGTCGCCCGAGCCGACCGCCGAGGCGCTGCCGAGCGACGTCTACGGCCAGACGGCGGCCGACACGCGCTGCTCCGCGGGCCGCACGCTCGCCGACCAGTAG
- a CDS encoding PQQ-dependent sugar dehydrogenase — protein sequence MRKRRSGDVGGRSAAVILLAVGLVSGCSAEPATAPDGGSTPVPGPAVGRPTDVVTGLAAPWSVAFLADGTPLVSERDSGRILELDAEGAAREVGVVAGIRSSGEAGLLGLAVDRAGRLYAYSTGPSGNRIQRYLLAGAPGALSLGAPETILDGIPAAGFHDGGRIAFGPDGMLYATTGDAGDRPAAQDLGSLAGKILRMTPDGAVPDDNPFDGSLVYSLGHRNVQGLAWAEDGTMFASEFGQDTWDELNVIVPGGNYGWPEVEGAGGGDGFIDPVQQWNPDDASPSGIARVGDMLYVANLRGQVLRAVPVPTPSARTDLLAGEYGRLRDAVAAPDGSLWVLTNNTDGRGSPREGDDRILRIDVGP from the coding sequence ATGCGGAAGCGGCGTAGCGGAGACGTGGGTGGCCGGTCCGCCGCCGTGATCCTGCTCGCCGTGGGGCTGGTGAGCGGATGCTCCGCCGAACCGGCGACCGCACCCGACGGCGGCTCCACGCCCGTGCCAGGTCCGGCCGTCGGTCGGCCGACGGACGTCGTCACGGGCCTGGCCGCGCCCTGGTCGGTCGCGTTCCTCGCCGACGGGACACCGCTCGTCAGCGAGCGCGACTCGGGCCGCATCCTCGAACTCGATGCCGAGGGGGCCGCGCGCGAGGTCGGCGTCGTCGCCGGCATCCGCTCGTCCGGCGAGGCGGGCCTGCTCGGGCTCGCGGTCGACAGGGCCGGTCGCCTCTACGCGTACTCGACCGGGCCGTCGGGCAACCGCATCCAGCGGTACCTGCTCGCAGGTGCTCCGGGCGCGCTGTCCTTGGGCGCACCCGAGACGATCCTCGACGGCATCCCCGCTGCGGGATTCCATGACGGCGGACGCATCGCATTCGGCCCCGACGGCATGCTCTACGCGACCACCGGCGACGCGGGTGATCGCCCCGCCGCCCAGGACCTCGGCTCGCTGGCGGGCAAGATCCTGCGGATGACCCCGGACGGCGCGGTGCCCGACGACAACCCGTTCGACGGCTCGCTCGTCTACAGCCTCGGGCACCGCAACGTGCAGGGCCTCGCGTGGGCCGAGGACGGCACGATGTTCGCGTCGGAGTTCGGGCAGGACACGTGGGACGAGCTGAACGTGATCGTGCCGGGCGGGAACTACGGCTGGCCCGAGGTCGAGGGCGCGGGCGGCGGCGACGGGTTCATCGACCCCGTGCAGCAGTGGAACCCCGACGACGCGAGCCCGAGCGGCATCGCTCGCGTGGGCGACATGCTGTACGTCGCCAACCTGCGCGGGCAGGTGCTGCGGGCCGTTCCCGTCCCCACCCCCTCGGCCCGCACAGACCTCCTGGCCGGGGAGTACGGTCGCCTCCGCGACGCCGTGGCGGCGCCCGACGGGTCGCTGTGGGTGCTGACCAACAACACCGACGGTCGCGGTTCCCCGCGCGAGGGCGACGACCGCATCCTGCGCATCGACGTCGGGCCCTGA
- a CDS encoding FadR/GntR family transcriptional regulator, translating into MTAFDRVLDDTGRRIVDGRLAAGSVLTVETLVAEHDVSRSIVREAVRVLVSLDLLEARQRVGLRVLPSPRWNVLDARVIRWRLASGAAGRAAQRSELVAVRLSVEPSAAEAAARRAAGPEASALLHLADRLAVAEHPAEFLDVDLAFHRALLRLSGNRMFQRLGAVVDEALEDRAGHVAHPDPHDVALHAAAARAVAAGRPGDAAAAVREIVTRTVEP; encoded by the coding sequence GTGACCGCCTTCGACCGGGTGCTCGACGACACCGGCCGACGCATCGTCGACGGGCGACTGGCGGCCGGGTCGGTGCTGACCGTAGAGACCCTCGTGGCCGAGCACGACGTGTCGCGCAGCATCGTGCGCGAGGCCGTGCGGGTGCTGGTCTCGCTCGATCTGCTCGAGGCCCGGCAGCGGGTCGGGCTGCGGGTGCTGCCGTCTCCGCGTTGGAACGTGCTGGATGCGCGGGTCATCCGCTGGCGGCTCGCGTCCGGCGCCGCAGGGCGAGCGGCGCAGCGGTCGGAACTGGTCGCCGTGCGGCTCTCGGTCGAGCCCTCGGCGGCGGAAGCTGCAGCTCGGCGCGCGGCCGGCCCCGAGGCATCCGCGCTCCTGCACCTGGCGGACCGCCTCGCCGTGGCGGAGCACCCGGCCGAGTTCCTCGACGTCGACCTCGCCTTCCACCGCGCGCTGCTGCGCCTGTCGGGCAACCGCATGTTCCAGCGGCTCGGCGCGGTCGTCGACGAGGCGCTCGAGGACCGTGCCGGTCACGTGGCGCACCCCGACCCCCACGACGTCGCCCTGCACGCGGCCGCCGCACGTGCGGTCGCCGCCGGGCGCCCCGGCGACGCGGCCGCCGCGGTGCGCGAGATCGTGACGCGCACCGTGGAGCCGTGA
- a CDS encoding SDR family oxidoreductase → MDSAKVLWITGGGSGMGRATAERAAAAGWSVAISGRRIDELETAAAALSATGAAAVALPLDVTDAAGVGAARDAVLERFGRIDGLVLSAGRNVPQRAWGDQSIAEFESVVATNLTGVASVVDAALPSLRSSRGRIVAISSVAGWQHAPLAGVAYSASKTAVGSLCRTLNSEEAEHGVQACHLCPGDVATDFLDQRPIVPDADARTRMLTPGDIARAVMFVLDSPAHVRIDELVISPNAAAA, encoded by the coding sequence ATGGACTCGGCGAAGGTGCTCTGGATCACGGGCGGCGGCAGCGGCATGGGCCGCGCGACGGCGGAGCGCGCGGCGGCGGCCGGGTGGTCGGTGGCGATCAGCGGGCGGCGCATCGACGAGCTCGAGACGGCCGCAGCGGCGCTCTCGGCCACGGGGGCGGCGGCGGTCGCGCTGCCGCTCGACGTGACCGACGCCGCGGGCGTCGGCGCCGCACGCGACGCCGTGCTCGAACGCTTCGGTCGCATCGACGGGCTCGTCCTGTCGGCCGGACGCAACGTGCCGCAGCGCGCCTGGGGCGACCAGTCGATCGCCGAGTTCGAGTCCGTCGTCGCGACGAACCTCACCGGCGTCGCATCCGTCGTCGACGCCGCCCTGCCGTCGCTGCGCAGCAGCAGGGGCCGGATCGTCGCGATCTCGTCCGTCGCCGGCTGGCAGCACGCGCCGCTCGCCGGCGTCGCGTACAGCGCGAGCAAGACCGCCGTCGGATCGCTCTGCCGCACGCTCAACTCGGAGGAGGCCGAGCACGGCGTGCAGGCGTGCCACCTCTGCCCGGGCGACGTCGCGACCGACTTCCTCGACCAGCGCCCGATCGTGCCCGACGCCGACGCGCGCACCCGCATGCTCACGCCCGGCGACATCGCCCGCGCCGTCATGTTCGTGCTCGACTCCCCCGCGCACGTGCGCATCGACGAGCTCGTGATCAGCCCGAACGCGGCGGCCGCATGA
- a CDS encoding SDR family NAD(P)-dependent oxidoreductase has product MHLDLTDRVVLVTGGGRGIGRVIAETFAGEGARVVVVDLAKVPGEPAFDSIAADITDTAQVRSAVAEVVRRHGRIDVLVNNAGINVEGRVEELDDDAWQRCMDVNVGGTFRMSREVAPVMRAQGSGRILNAASFAAIIPSVGSAAYAASKAAVVQFTRVLASELGPWNVTVNAYAPGMIPTAMNGFAALDGDARERTLDQLSIRRWGEPEDIARLLVFLASDEAGYITGTLVDTSGGKFATQSPGRAYDAAAGGSHDAHAPRKD; this is encoded by the coding sequence ATGCACCTGGACCTGACCGACCGCGTCGTCCTGGTCACCGGGGGAGGTCGCGGCATCGGCCGCGTGATCGCCGAGACGTTCGCGGGCGAGGGGGCACGGGTCGTCGTCGTCGACCTCGCGAAGGTGCCCGGCGAGCCCGCGTTCGACTCCATCGCCGCCGACATCACCGACACCGCCCAGGTCCGCTCCGCCGTCGCGGAGGTCGTGCGCCGCCACGGTCGCATCGACGTGCTCGTGAACAACGCCGGCATCAACGTCGAGGGCCGTGTGGAGGAGCTCGACGACGACGCCTGGCAGCGCTGCATGGACGTGAACGTCGGCGGCACGTTCCGCATGTCCCGCGAGGTGGCGCCGGTCATGCGGGCGCAGGGCAGTGGTCGCATCCTGAACGCCGCGTCCTTCGCGGCGATCATCCCGAGCGTCGGCAGCGCCGCGTACGCGGCCTCGAAGGCAGCCGTCGTGCAGTTCACCCGGGTGCTCGCCAGCGAGCTCGGGCCGTGGAACGTGACGGTGAACGCGTACGCCCCCGGCATGATCCCGACCGCGATGAACGGGTTCGCCGCCCTCGACGGCGACGCTCGCGAGCGCACGCTCGACCAGCTCTCGATCCGCCGCTGGGGCGAGCCGGAGGACATCGCGCGCCTGCTCGTCTTCCTCGCGAGCGACGAGGCCGGCTACATCACGGGCACGCTGGTCGACACGAGCGGCGGCAAGTTCGCGACCCAGTCGCCCGGTCGCGCGTACGATGCGGCAGCGGGGGGCTCGCACGACGCGCACGCACCACGGAAGGACTGA
- a CDS encoding SDR family NAD(P)-dependent oxidoreductase has translation MDLGLAGRVALISGGSGYVGRAVAAALRDEGAVVVLAGRDEDRLERAVGDLDAGTDRVSAVTMDTRDEASVAAAIAVVVGEHGRLDILVNTAAPPAGTLDPARDHDAAQVLDAIDGKAMGYLRTTDAALPHLRAAGWGRVVQVSGQNAQFTASVTSSARNAVVSVASKSIADELVGTGVTVNVIDPGAITDTPSSEVRPARAGESTPQQVAAAVVFLASEQAAAISGVSLAVGHRALGVQ, from the coding sequence ATGGATCTCGGACTCGCGGGGCGCGTCGCGCTCATCTCCGGCGGCAGCGGCTACGTCGGGCGCGCGGTCGCCGCGGCGCTCCGCGACGAGGGAGCGGTGGTCGTGCTCGCCGGTCGCGACGAGGACCGCCTCGAGCGCGCGGTCGGCGACCTCGACGCCGGCACCGACCGGGTCAGCGCCGTCACCATGGACACCCGCGACGAGGCATCCGTCGCCGCCGCCATCGCCGTCGTCGTCGGCGAGCACGGCCGCCTCGACATCCTCGTGAACACCGCCGCGCCGCCCGCCGGCACGCTCGACCCCGCGCGCGACCACGACGCCGCGCAGGTGCTCGACGCGATCGACGGCAAGGCGATGGGGTACCTGCGCACGACGGATGCCGCGCTGCCGCACCTGCGCGCCGCCGGCTGGGGGCGCGTCGTGCAGGTGAGCGGCCAGAACGCGCAGTTCACGGCATCCGTCACCTCGAGCGCACGCAACGCGGTGGTCTCGGTCGCGTCGAAGTCGATCGCCGACGAGCTCGTCGGCACCGGGGTCACCGTGAACGTCATCGACCCGGGGGCGATCACGGACACGCCGTCGAGTGAGGTGCGTCCGGCGCGAGCGGGCGAGTCGACCCCGCAGCAGGTCGCGGCCGCGGTCGTGTTCCTCGCGTCGGAGCAGGCGGCGGCGATCTCCGGGGTCTCGCTCGCGGTGGGGCACCGGGCGCTGGGCGTGCAGTAG
- a CDS encoding ROK family protein: MTVRGNNLEAVRRHNLATVLRLVHHGGGLPRSQLTRDTGLNRSTVAALVGELVELGLVTEREPAATARVGRPSPTVVPREDVAALAVNPEIDAVELALVGLGGAVLGRARHPIALPTPEDVAAVVRLQLDDWGRGFAGTRVTAIGAAVPGLVRRDDGLVRHAPHLGWRDAPLAEMLGAATGLPASAANDARLGAQAERVFGAGRGVDDLVYVNGGASGIGAGVVSGGRPLGGAIGYAGELGHMRIGDAPARDSAGLAGTLEALVRRDALLAHLGAHASRDDDSRHTPLARLEAAVAAGPSTALAGELRAQAEALGTALGNAVNLFDPSLVLLGGFLGVLLDAAADELRGALARTALAASADAVRLDRPALGVDILAIGAAEIAFETVLGDPAGAAG, encoded by the coding sequence ATGACGGTGCGCGGCAACAACCTCGAGGCGGTGCGTCGGCACAACCTCGCGACCGTGCTGCGGCTGGTGCACCACGGCGGCGGCCTGCCGCGCTCGCAGCTCACGCGCGACACCGGCCTCAACCGCTCGACGGTCGCCGCCCTGGTGGGCGAGCTCGTCGAGCTCGGGCTCGTGACCGAACGCGAGCCCGCCGCCACCGCCCGCGTGGGCCGCCCCTCCCCCACGGTCGTGCCGCGCGAGGACGTGGCCGCGCTCGCCGTGAACCCCGAGATCGACGCCGTCGAGCTCGCGCTGGTCGGGCTCGGTGGCGCGGTGCTCGGCCGCGCGCGGCATCCGATCGCCCTGCCGACCCCGGAGGACGTCGCAGCGGTGGTGCGGTTGCAGCTGGACGACTGGGGCCGGGGGTTCGCGGGCACGCGGGTGACGGCGATCGGCGCTGCCGTGCCCGGGCTGGTGCGCCGGGACGACGGACTCGTGCGGCACGCCCCGCACCTCGGCTGGCGCGACGCACCGCTCGCCGAGATGCTCGGCGCTGCGACCGGGCTGCCCGCGTCGGCCGCCAACGACGCCCGCCTCGGGGCGCAGGCCGAGCGCGTGTTCGGCGCCGGTCGCGGGGTCGACGACCTCGTGTACGTGAACGGCGGTGCGAGCGGCATCGGCGCCGGCGTGGTCTCGGGCGGGCGCCCGCTCGGCGGCGCGATCGGCTACGCGGGCGAGCTGGGGCACATGCGCATCGGCGACGCGCCGGCCCGCGACTCGGCCGGGCTCGCCGGCACGCTGGAGGCGCTCGTGCGCCGGGACGCGCTGCTCGCGCACCTCGGGGCCCACGCCTCGCGCGACGACGACTCGCGCCACACCCCGCTGGCTCGCCTCGAGGCGGCGGTGGCCGCCGGCCCCTCGACGGCACTCGCGGGCGAACTGCGCGCCCAGGCCGAGGCGCTCGGCACCGCGCTCGGCAACGCCGTCAACCTCTTCGACCCGAGCCTGGTGCTGCTCGGCGGGTTCCTCGGCGTGCTGCTGGACGCGGCGGCCGACGAACTGCGCGGGGCACTCGCGCGGACCGCGCTCGCCGCGTCTGCGGACGCCGTGCGCCTCGACCGGCCGGCGCTCGGCGTCGACATCCTCGCCATCGGCGCGGCCGAGATCGCGTTCGAGACGGTGCTCGGCGACCCCGCGGGCGCGGCGGGCTGA
- the xylA gene encoding xylose isomerase → MALAPTRDDKFSFGLWTIGYNGTDPFGGPTRHPLDVVHAVEQLSELGAYGLTFHDDDLFAFGSTDAERQTRIDRLKGALADTGIVVPMVTTNLFSAPVFKDGGFTSNDRQVRRFALRKVLRNLDLAAELGAKTFVMWGGREGAEYDSAKDIRQALERYREAVNLLGDYVTDRGYDIRFAIEPKPNEPRGDILLPTLGHAIAFIDSLERPELVGLNPEVGHEQMAGLNFTAGIAQALYHGKLFHIDLNGQRGIKYDQDLVFGHGDLHNAFSLVDLLEHGGPGGVPAYDGPRHFDYKPSRTEDETGVWDSAAANMRTYLLLKERAAAFRADPEVQEALAAAKVPELAQPTLGEGEGYDDLLADRSAFEDFDPSAYLGGRGFGFVRLQQLATEHLLGAR, encoded by the coding sequence ATGGCCCTCGCGCCCACCCGCGACGACAAGTTCTCCTTCGGCCTCTGGACGATCGGCTACAACGGCACCGATCCGTTCGGCGGGCCCACGAGGCATCCGCTCGATGTCGTGCACGCCGTCGAGCAGCTCTCCGAGCTCGGCGCCTACGGCCTGACCTTCCACGACGACGACCTGTTCGCGTTCGGCTCGACCGACGCCGAGCGCCAGACCCGGATCGACCGGCTGAAGGGTGCGCTGGCCGACACCGGCATCGTGGTGCCGATGGTGACCACGAACCTCTTCAGCGCGCCGGTGTTCAAGGACGGCGGCTTCACTTCGAACGACCGGCAGGTGCGCCGGTTCGCGCTGCGCAAGGTGCTGCGCAACCTCGACCTCGCCGCCGAGCTCGGCGCGAAGACCTTCGTGATGTGGGGCGGCCGCGAGGGCGCCGAGTACGACTCCGCGAAGGACATCCGCCAGGCCCTCGAGCGGTACCGCGAGGCCGTGAACCTCCTCGGCGACTACGTGACCGATCGGGGCTACGACATCCGCTTCGCGATCGAGCCGAAGCCGAACGAGCCGCGCGGCGACATCCTGCTGCCGACGCTCGGGCACGCGATCGCGTTCATCGACTCGCTCGAGCGGCCCGAGCTCGTGGGCCTGAACCCCGAGGTCGGGCACGAGCAGATGGCGGGCCTGAACTTCACCGCCGGCATCGCCCAGGCGCTCTACCACGGCAAGCTCTTCCACATCGACCTGAACGGCCAGCGCGGCATCAAGTACGACCAGGACCTCGTCTTCGGCCACGGCGACCTGCACAACGCGTTCTCGCTCGTCGACCTCCTGGAGCACGGCGGCCCCGGCGGCGTGCCGGCCTACGACGGCCCGCGGCACTTCGACTACAAGCCGAGCCGCACCGAGGACGAGACCGGCGTCTGGGACTCGGCCGCTGCGAACATGCGAACCTACCTGCTGCTGAAGGAGCGCGCCGCGGCCTTCCGCGCCGACCCCGAGGTGCAGGAGGCCCTCGCGGCCGCGAAGGTGCCCGAGCTCGCGCAGCCCACCCTCGGCGAGGGTGAGGGCTACGACGACCTGCTCGCCGACCGCTCGGCGTTCGAGGACTTCGACCCGAGCGCCTACCTCGGCGGCAGGGGCTTCGGGTTCGTGCGGCTGCAGCAGCTCGCGACCGAGCACCTGCTCGGCGCGCGCTGA